A segment of the Streptomyces sp. NBC_00376 genome:
CGCATGAGCACGAGCGTTTCGCACGAGGGTGCCAGTCGCTCCACGGCCTCCTCGAGCCGTCCGCGGACCATGCCCATGTCGCACTTGGGCCGCAGTGTGTCGTTGAGCCCGCCGACGAGTGTGACGACATCCGCCTGCATGGCGGCAGCCACATCGACCTGCTCGTCGACGATCTGGCCGATCAGCTTGCCCCGCACGGCGAGATTCGCGTAGCGGAATCCCGGCGTGCGGGCGGCGAGCCGTCCGGCGAGGACGTCGGCCCAGCCGCGGTACGAACCGTCGGGCAGCAGGTCCGACATGCCCTCGGTGAACGAGTCGCCGACCGCGACAAGACTGTTGTAGGAGGCATTTGTTTCCATGGCGATGCGATCGTATCGCGGCGGGTCCGGCCACTCCCGGGGGCCGGAACGGGCCGGAAGTGGCCGGTACGGGCCGGACGGGAACGGAAGAGGCCGCGGCCGGAGTCCCGTGCCGCGGCCCCACATCGGTCAGCGCGCCTTCGGGCGCCCCACCAGCTCGCGGAGCACGTCCTCCATGGTGACCATTCCGGCCAGCCGGTCGTCCTCGTCGAGCACCGCCGCCAGGTGCGTACGGCTGCGTCGCAGCGCGGTCAGGGCGTCGTCGAGCGGTGTGCCGGCCCGGACCCGCGCGATCGGGCGCATCGCCGTCACCGGGAAGGGCACATCGCGCGGCGTGGCATCGAGGGCGTCCTTCACATGGAGGTAGCCCAGGATCCGCTCCTCGCTGTCCATCACGGGGAAGCGCGAGAAGCCGGTCTCGTTCGAGAGCCGCTCCAGCTGCTCCGGCGTGGTCCCGACCCTGGCATACACGACCCGGTCCACCGGCATCACCACATCACGCACCGGACGACGGCCCAGCTCCAGCGCGTGGCGCAGTCGCTCGGCCGAGCGGTCGTCGACCAGCCCGGCGTCGCCCGAGTCCGTCACCAGTCGGGCCAGTTCGTCGTCGGAGAACGTGGCGGACACCTCGTCCTTCGTCTCGACCCGCAGGATCTTGAGCAGCGCGTTGGCGAAGGCGTTGATCGCGAAGATCACCGGGCGCAGCGCCCTGGCGAGGGCCACCAGCGGCGGTCCGAGCAGCAGCGCGGCGCGTACGGGCTCGGCCAGGGCGATGTTCTTCGGCACCATCTCGCCGAGGAGCATGTGCAGATACGTCGCCACGGACAGCGCGATCACGAACGAGATCGGATGGATCAGTCCGTGCGGCACGCCCACCGCGTCGAACACCGGCTCCAGCAGGTGCGCGAAGGCCGGCTCGGCGACGATACCGAGCACCAGCGTGCAGAGGGTGATGCCCAGCTGCGCGGCTGCGAGCAGCGCCGATACGTGTTCGAGGCCCCAGATGACGCTGCGCGCCCGCCGGTTCCCGGCCTCGGCCTCGGGCTCGATCTGACTGCGGCGTACGGAGATCAGCGCGAACTCAGCCCCGACGAAGAAGGCATTGACGACCAGGGTCATCAGTCCGATGAAGAGCTGGACGGCGATCACCGTGCTTCCTCCGTCTGATCGTCGTCGCCGGGGAGCGGCGCGTGCAGCAGGGCCCGCGCGGCGCGGCGTCCGGATGCGTCGACCACGTCGATCCGCCAGTCCGCCAGCTCGACCGTGTCACCCACTGCGGGGATGCGGCCGACCTCGGTGGCGATGAGCCCGGCAAGCGTCTCGTAAGGCCCGTCCGGCACCCGCAGTCCGATCGTCTTCAGCTGGTCGATGCGTGCGGCGCCGTCGGCCGACCACAGGGTCCGCCCGTCGGCGTCCTCGCCGGCCGGTGCGAGGTCCGCGGTCTCGTGCGGGTCGTGCTCGTCGCGCACCTCACCGACCACTTCCTCGACGATGTCCTCCAGCGTCACGACGCCCGCCGTGCCGCCGTACTCGTCGATGACGACGGCCATGGCGAGCTTGCCCGACAACCGGTCCAGGAGTCGGTCCACCGTGAGCGTCTCCGGCACGAGCAGGGGTTCGCGCAGCATCTCCGACACGCGGGTACGGGACCGCTGCTCGGCCGGGATGGCCAGCACGTCCTTGATGTGCGCCACACCGACGACGGTGTCCAGGCTGCCGAGGTAGACGGGGAAACGTGACAGGCCCGTCGCCCGGGTGGCGTTCGCGACGTCCTCGGCGGTCGCCTGCGCCTCCAGCGCGGTGACCTGGACCCGGGGGGTCATCACGTTCTCCGCCGTCAGTTCGGCCAGGTTCAGCGTGCGGACGAACAGCTCCGCCGTGTCGGCCTCCAGCGCACCTTCCTTCGCGCTGTGCCGGGCCAGCGCCGCCAGCTCCTGCGGGCTTCGCGCGGAGGCCAGTTCCTCGGCCGGTTCGAGGCCGAAGCGGCGCACGATCCGGTTGGCGGTGTTGTTGAGGTGGCTGATGAAGGGGCGGAAGACGGCGGTGAAGGCCCGCTGCGGGGTGGCCACGGTCTTCGCCACGGCGAGCGGGGAGGAGATCGCCCAGTTCTTCGGGACCAGTTCACCGACGATCATCAGGAACACGGTTGACAGCGCCGTTCCCAGCACCAGGGCCACCGAGGACGCAACGCTCGGCGAGAGGCCGACCGCCTCCACCGGACCGCGGATCAGCTTCGCGATGGACGGTTCGGAGAGCATGCCGACCACCAGGTTGGTGACGGTGATGCCGAGCTGCGCGCCGGAGAGCTGGAAGGTGAGGCTGCGTACGGCCTTCATGGCGCTCGCTGCGCCCCGCTCGCCCCGCTCGACGGCGCGTTCGAGCTGTCCGCGCTCGACCGTCGTCAGAGAGAACTCGGCCGCGACGAAGGCGCCGCAGGCCAGCGAGAGCAGTACCGCCACGAGCAGTAGAAGCACTTCGGTCATCGGTTCACCTCCGTCCCATGATCGGGCAGGGACAGGAGGATCGCTCGGTGCCGGCGATATCGACTACTGGGAGGCTCGCCCATGGACGGACGCTCACACCTTTCGGAAGGATCGGACAGGAGGACACCATAGTAAAGGGTCGGCAAAGTCAGCCGTTTTAAAGGTGATCCTCTCAGTCGCTGAGCGGCTTCACCCAGCGCCGCCAGTGGTCCTCGCGGTGGTAGCCGCTCGCGGCCCAGGCGTGGTGTGCCCGTTCGTTGGCCTCGAGAACCATGGCGTCGACCCGTCGCCCGCCAAGGGCGAGGAATCGCTGTTCCGCCGCTTCCATCAGGGCGGTGGCGACCCCTTGCCGGCGGCAGTCGGGGTGCACGGCCAGCCGGTATGCGGAGCACCGCCAGCCGTCGAAACCGGCGATGACGGTTCCCACGAGGCGGCCGTCACGGGCCGCCAGCAGCAGGGCTTCGGGGTCTGTCGAAATGAGCCGGGCCACTCCGTCGTGGTCGTCGCTGATGCTCGTTCCCTCCGCGGCCTCGCGCCAGAAGCGCAACACGGTGTCGATGTCGGGGAGGCCGGCGTGGCGTATGCGGAGATCACTCATGGGGCGAGCCAAGCAGAGCGCGGATCCGTTCGGCGAATGATTTCGCCATCGGGAGGCGGTGCGACGACTCGGCGATTCCGTGACTCCGCGGATCGGCGATTCCGCGGCTCAATGATTCGGTGACTCGGTGAACCCACGGCTCAGTAGGCGGAGTTGACGTTGTCGATGGATCCGTAGCGGTCGGCGGCGTAGTTGGCGGCCGCGGTGATGTTGGCGACGGGGTCGGTGAGGCTGCTGGCGGTGCCGGCGACGTGGTAGGCGCTGAAGGTGGGCTGGATGACCTGGAGCAGGCCCTTGGAGGGGGTGCCCTTCTGGGCGTTGACGTCCCAGCCGTTCTGGGCGTTGGGGTTGCCGCTGGACTCGCGCATGATGTTGCGGTGCAGGCCTTCGTAGGTGCCGGGGATGCCCTTGGCCTTCATGATGGCGAGGGATTCCTTGATCCAGCCGTCCAGGTTGTTGGCGTAGCCGCTGTTGCCCTGGGTGTCGCCGGTGGTGGTGGCCTTGGCGACGGCGGGGGTGGTGGGCTGCTTGGTCTCGGCGGCGTGTGCGGAGGTGGAGGTGAGGGTGAGGGCGGCTGCCGCGGCGGCGGTGGTGGCCAGGGCGGTGACGGACAGGTTGCGCAGGCGGCTGGTGCGGTTCAGGGCGTGGGTGGTCATGCGGAAGTGACTCTCCTTGGTGAGGGGGTGTGCCGTCCGGGGTGGGTGGCGGCGTGCGGGGCGGGGGCCCTGCGTGGTCCGGCGGGTGGTCCGTCCGGGCCGGTCGCGGTGGACTGCGACGAGAACCATGGTTAGCGGCGGCCGGGACGGGGGTCAATGATGTGACGTACTACCCCAATACGGAGGAATGT
Coding sequences within it:
- a CDS encoding hemolysin family protein, giving the protein MIAVQLFIGLMTLVVNAFFVGAEFALISVRRSQIEPEAEAGNRRARSVIWGLEHVSALLAAAQLGITLCTLVLGIVAEPAFAHLLEPVFDAVGVPHGLIHPISFVIALSVATYLHMLLGEMVPKNIALAEPVRAALLLGPPLVALARALRPVIFAINAFANALLKILRVETKDEVSATFSDDELARLVTDSGDAGLVDDRSAERLRHALELGRRPVRDVVMPVDRVVYARVGTTPEQLERLSNETGFSRFPVMDSEERILGYLHVKDALDATPRDVPFPVTAMRPIARVRAGTPLDDALTALRRSRTHLAAVLDEDDRLAGMVTMEDVLRELVGRPKAR
- a CDS encoding hemolysin family protein, which produces MTEVLLLLVAVLLSLACGAFVAAEFSLTTVERGQLERAVERGERGAASAMKAVRSLTFQLSGAQLGITVTNLVVGMLSEPSIAKLIRGPVEAVGLSPSVASSVALVLGTALSTVFLMIVGELVPKNWAISSPLAVAKTVATPQRAFTAVFRPFISHLNNTANRIVRRFGLEPAEELASARSPQELAALARHSAKEGALEADTAELFVRTLNLAELTAENVMTPRVQVTALEAQATAEDVANATRATGLSRFPVYLGSLDTVVGVAHIKDVLAIPAEQRSRTRVSEMLREPLLVPETLTVDRLLDRLSGKLAMAVVIDEYGGTAGVVTLEDIVEEVVGEVRDEHDPHETADLAPAGEDADGRTLWSADGAARIDQLKTIGLRVPDGPYETLAGLIATEVGRIPAVGDTVELADWRIDVVDASGRRAARALLHAPLPGDDDQTEEAR
- a CDS encoding GNAT family N-acetyltransferase codes for the protein MSDLRIRHAGLPDIDTVLRFWREAAEGTSISDDHDGVARLISTDPEALLLAARDGRLVGTVIAGFDGWRCSAYRLAVHPDCRRQGVATALMEAAEQRFLALGGRRVDAMVLEANERAHHAWAASGYHREDHWRRWVKPLSD
- a CDS encoding transglycosylase SLT domain-containing protein, with the protein product MTTHALNRTSRLRNLSVTALATTAAAAAALTLTSTSAHAAETKQPTTPAVAKATTTGDTQGNSGYANNLDGWIKESLAIMKAKGIPGTYEGLHRNIMRESSGNPNAQNGWDVNAQKGTPSKGLLQVIQPTFSAYHVAGTASSLTDPVANITAAANYAADRYGSIDNVNSAY